GGTGGTGGCGCGCACGTCTTCAGCGCGGTCCTTCAGGGCCTCCTTGAGCTTGGCCAGTACGGGCTTGAAGGATTCGGCGGCTTCCTCCGCGGCTTTTTTCTCGGCCTCGTCCTGCAGCGTGCCCAGATCGACCGCGCCCTTGGCCACGGACTGCAGCGGCGTGCCGTCGAAGTCCTGCAGGTAGCCCAGCGCCCACTCATCGACCCGGTCGGTCATGAGCAGCACCTCGATACCCTTTTTCTTGAAGATCTCCAGCTGCGGGCTGTTCTTGGCTGCCGCCAGGGTGTCGGCGGTGATGTAGTAGATGGCCTCCTGGCCCTCCTTCATGCGCGCCTTGTACTGGGCCAGGCCGACACTCGGGGTGTCGCTGCTGGTCGAGGCAAAGCGCAGCAGCTTGGCCAGGCGCTCGCGGTTGGAGAAGTCCTCGCCCAGGCCTTCCTTCAGCACCGCGCCGAACTCGGCCCAGAACTGGCTGTACTTTCCCTCCTTGGCCTTGTCTTCCTCGCTGACCACGTCCTGCACGCCGTCCTGGCCGTCGCCGGCTTCATGCGTGTCGTGGCGCGCCAGGTCTTCCAGCATGGACAGCACGCGCTTGGTCGAGCCGTCGCGAATCAGCCGCACGTCGCGCGACTCCTGCAGCAGCTCGCGGCTGACGTTCAGCGGCAGGTCGCTGGAGTCGATCACGCCGCGCACGAAGCGCAGGTAGCCGGGCATCAGCGCCTCGGCGTCGTCCATGATGAACACGCGCTTCACATACAGCTTCACGCCCGCGGCCTTGTCGCGGTTCCACAGGTCCATCGGCGCCTTGGCGGGGATGTACAAGAGCTGCGTGTACTCGGTGTTGCCTTCCACGCGGTTGTGGCTCCAGGCCAGCGGGTTCTCGTGGTCGTGGCTGATCGCCTTGTAGAAGTCCTGGTACTGCTCGTCGGTGAGGTCCTTCTTCGGGCGCGTCCACAGGGCGCTGGCCTTGTTCACCGTCTCCCACTCGCCCGTCTTGGCCATCTCGCCGGGCTCGCCTTCCTTGTCGGACTCCTTCCACTCCTCCTGCTCCATCAGGATGGGCAGGCTGATGTGGTCGGAATACTTGGCGATGACCTGCTTGAGCTTCCAGGCGTTCAGGTAGTCCTCGGCGTCTTCGCGCAGGTGCAGGATGACGCTGGTGCCGCGCTCGCCGCGCTCGATCTGCTCGACCTCGAATTCGCCAGCGCCGCCACTCACCCAGCGCACGCCCTCGGACGCCGGCAGTCCGGCCCGGCGCGACTCGACCGTGATCCGGTCGGCCACGATGAAACCGGAATAAAAGCCCACGCCGAACTGGCCGATCAGCTGGCCCTGCTCACTGGCCGTGGCCTTCTGGTCGCCGGACAGGCGGCTCATGAAGTCCTTGGTGCCGCTCTTGGCGATGGTGCCCAGGTGCTCAATGGCCTCCTGCTGGCTCATGCCGATGCCGTTGTCGGTAATGCTGAGGGTGCGCGCCGCCTTGTCGAAGGCCACGCGCACCTCCAGGTGGGACTGGCCCTCGTACAGGGACGGGTCGTTCAGCGCCTCGAAGCGCAGCTTGTCGCAGGCGTCCGAGGCGTTGGAGATCAGCTCGCGCAGAAAGATCTCCTTGTTGGAGTACAGCGAGTGCGTGACCAGGTGCAGCAGTTGCGCGACCTCGGCCTGGAAGGAATGCTGGTGCTTGTTGTTGCTCATGCGTTGGAACCAGGGAAAAAGGAGGTTGGACAAAAAGAAAAGCCGGCGCGGCCGGAACGCCAGCCCATGTGGGGCCAAACGCCGCCGGCTTCAAGGGTGGCCGCAGCTGTCGCACACTGGGGGCATGCCACACGACAGCAGCACCCAGCGCACCGAGCGCGCCCTGGCCGCCATTGAGGCCGCCGGCGAAGAAGGACGGCGGATTTTCACCCGGGTTTACGCCCAGCCCGCGCTCCAGGCGGCGCGGGCGGCCGACGAGCGCGCTGCCCGCGGCGCCGCGTTGGGCCCGCTGGACGGGCGCATCGTCTCCATCAAGGACCTGCTGGACGTGGCCGGCGAGCCCACCACCGCCGGCTCCATCGCCCTGAAGGACGCCCCGCCCGCGGCGCAGGACGCCGCCGTGGTGCAGCGCCTGCGCGCGGCCGGCTGCGTGCTCATCGGCAAGACCAACATGACCGAGTTCGCCTTCTCCGGCATCGGCCTCAATCCGCACTACGGAACGCCGGGCAACGCGCACGACGCCAGCCGCATCCCGGGCGGCTCGTCGAGCGGCGCGGGGGTGAGCGTGGCGCACGGCATGGCCGAGATCGCCATCGGCACCGACACGGGAGGCTCCATCCGCATCCCGGCGGCGTTCGCCGGCATCGCCGGTTTCAAGCCCACGCAGTCGCGGGTGCCCCGCGAGGGCGCCCTGCCCCTGTCGTACACGCTGGACACCATCGGCCCGCTGGCGGCGAGCGTCCTGGACTGCGCCCGCGCCGACGCCGTGCTGGCCGGGCAGGACTGGCAGCCGCTGCCCGCGCGCCAGGTGGCCGGCCTGCGCATCGGCGTGCCGCGCGGCTGGCTGCTGACCGACACCGACGACGCCATCCTGTGCGCCTTCGAGCAGGCCCTGGCCACGCTGGCCGGCGCCGGCGCCCGCCTGGCCGACCTGCAGCTGGACGAGTGGCTGATGGCGCCGGCGCGGCTGCAGCAAAGCGGCACCCTCTCCGCCGCCGAGGCCGCACACGTCCACCGCGCGCTGCTGGACAGCGCCCCCCAGCAGCTGGACCCGCGCGTGCTGGCGCGCATCCAGCCCGGGCGCAGCATTCCTGCGCCGCACTACGTGGGCCTGCTGCAGGCGCGCACGCGGCTGCAGCGCGAGCTGGACGCGCAGCTGCAGGACGTGGAGCTGCTGGCCCTGCCCACCGTAGCACTGCTGCCCCCGCGCATCGCCGAGCTGGAGCACGGCGACGCGGCCTTCATGGCGGCCAATGGGCGCGTGCTGCGCAACCCCTCGGTGTTCAATTTCTACGACCTGCCGGCGCTGTCGCTGCCCATGGGCCGCGCGGGCGGCCTGCCCTTCGGGCTGATGCTGGTCGCCCGGCGCGGGCGCGACCGCGAGCTGCTGGCACTGGCCGCCGCCATCGAGCGGCTGCGTTGATCAGGACATCGCCGGCGCGCTGGGCCGGGGGCCGCCCGGCAGCGGGATGAACTCCTGGTCATCGGCATCGGGCAGCTTCATGTGGCCGGCCTCCCAGTCGGCGGCGGCCTGGGCCAGGCGCTCCTTGGACGAGGAAACGAAATTCCAGTAGATGAAGCGCTCGCCGATGGGCTCGCCGCCCAGCACCATGACGCTCGCGGGCTGCACGGCGCGCAGCCGGGAGTCATCAGCGCCCAGCACCAGCATGCGGCCGGCCTCGTAGCGCGAGCCGCCCACCTCGATGGCGCCGGTCGCCACGTACAGCGCGCGCTCGGGCTGGCCTGACGGGATTTCGGCCGTTGCGCCCGCCCGCATGTCCAGGTGGGCGTAGAACAGCGGCGAATGCGTGGCGGCTCCCGCCGTCAGGCCATAGGCGCTGCCGGCAATCAGGCGCCCTTGCACACCCCCCTCGCTCCACTGCGGCAGGTCGCTGCCTTCGTGGTGCGAGAACGAGGGCGCGCATTCTTCGTGTTCCCTGGGCAGCGCCACCCAGGCCTGGATGCCGTGCAGGTGGTCGCCCACGGCGCGGGCCTTTTCA
The DNA window shown above is from Pulveribacter suum and carries:
- the htpG gene encoding molecular chaperone HtpG, which codes for MSNNKHQHSFQAEVAQLLHLVTHSLYSNKEIFLRELISNASDACDKLRFEALNDPSLYEGQSHLEVRVAFDKAARTLSITDNGIGMSQQEAIEHLGTIAKSGTKDFMSRLSGDQKATASEQGQLIGQFGVGFYSGFIVADRITVESRRAGLPASEGVRWVSGGAGEFEVEQIERGERGTSVILHLREDAEDYLNAWKLKQVIAKYSDHISLPILMEQEEWKESDKEGEPGEMAKTGEWETVNKASALWTRPKKDLTDEQYQDFYKAISHDHENPLAWSHNRVEGNTEYTQLLYIPAKAPMDLWNRDKAAGVKLYVKRVFIMDDAEALMPGYLRFVRGVIDSSDLPLNVSRELLQESRDVRLIRDGSTKRVLSMLEDLARHDTHEAGDGQDGVQDVVSEEDKAKEGKYSQFWAEFGAVLKEGLGEDFSNRERLAKLLRFASTSSDTPSVGLAQYKARMKEGQEAIYYITADTLAAAKNSPQLEIFKKKGIEVLLMTDRVDEWALGYLQDFDGTPLQSVAKGAVDLGTLQDEAEKKAAEEAAESFKPVLAKLKEALKDRAEDVRATTRLVDSPACLVVQDHGMSMQLARLLKQAGQGAPQTKPVLEVNPEHPLVKKLDGSVHFHDLAQILFDQALLAEGGLPEDPAAYVRRVNALLV
- a CDS encoding amidase, with amino-acid sequence MPHDSSTQRTERALAAIEAAGEEGRRIFTRVYAQPALQAARAADERAARGAALGPLDGRIVSIKDLLDVAGEPTTAGSIALKDAPPAAQDAAVVQRLRAAGCVLIGKTNMTEFAFSGIGLNPHYGTPGNAHDASRIPGGSSSGAGVSVAHGMAEIAIGTDTGGSIRIPAAFAGIAGFKPTQSRVPREGALPLSYTLDTIGPLAASVLDCARADAVLAGQDWQPLPARQVAGLRIGVPRGWLLTDTDDAILCAFEQALATLAGAGARLADLQLDEWLMAPARLQQSGTLSAAEAAHVHRALLDSAPQQLDPRVLARIQPGRSIPAPHYVGLLQARTRLQRELDAQLQDVELLALPTVALLPPRIAELEHGDAAFMAANGRVLRNPSVFNFYDLPALSLPMGRAGGLPFGLMLVARRGRDRELLALAAAIERLR
- a CDS encoding pirin family protein, giving the protein MVEMVIEQRRRSLGGGLDVGRVLPFARRRMVGPFIFFDHMGPLDLAAGVDRSVDVRPHPHIGLSTVTYLFDGEIVHRDSLGYTQPIRAREVNWMTAGSGITHSERFEKARAVGDHLHGIQAWVALPREHEECAPSFSHHEGSDLPQWSEGGVQGRLIAGSAYGLTAGAATHSPLFYAHLDMRAGATAEIPSGQPERALYVATGAIEVGGSRYEAGRMLVLGADDSRLRAVQPASVMVLGGEPIGERFIYWNFVSSSKERLAQAAADWEAGHMKLPDADDQEFIPLPGGPRPSAPAMS